A portion of the Corynebacterium occultum genome contains these proteins:
- a CDS encoding glycosyltransferase family 4 protein, with protein sequence MRVAIVAESFLPNVNGVTNSVLRVLEHLHREGHEAMVIAPGARDFEEEIPSYLGFEIVRVPTIKVPLINSLPVGVPTASVTLALRSFQPDLIHLASPFVLGGAGSFAARQLRIPAVALFQTDIAGFSTRYHLAGLSAAIWEWTRTIHNMCQLTLAPSSLTIAELEEHGVQNVRHWARGVDTVRFNPAKRNPGLRRRWNPDGRKKIVGFVGRLAAEKGVHRLAPLSGRKDIQLVIVGDGPERQALEELLPDAVFTGALHGEKLAEAYATLDLFVHAGEFETFCQAIQEAQASGVPTIGPRAGGPVDLIHDDHNGRLLEVETFSRDLPAAAEYLLDDSRHEQLRHNARAGVADKTWEALGAQLLDYYEEVLAETRRVPLTFFGPRPELPMWAARALRGRSD encoded by the coding sequence ATGCGAGTTGCGATCGTTGCGGAATCCTTCCTGCCCAATGTCAATGGCGTCACAAACTCAGTGCTGCGGGTCTTAGAGCACCTCCACCGGGAGGGGCATGAGGCCATGGTGATCGCCCCCGGAGCTCGGGACTTCGAGGAGGAGATCCCCTCCTACCTCGGTTTCGAGATTGTCCGGGTACCCACCATCAAGGTGCCCCTGATCAACTCCCTGCCGGTGGGGGTGCCCACCGCTTCAGTCACCCTGGCGTTGCGTAGCTTCCAACCGGACCTCATCCACCTGGCCTCCCCCTTCGTCCTCGGCGGAGCGGGTTCCTTCGCTGCCCGTCAGCTGCGGATCCCGGCGGTCGCCCTCTTCCAGACCGATATCGCCGGATTTTCCACCCGCTACCACCTGGCCGGGCTTTCCGCCGCCATCTGGGAATGGACCCGCACCATCCACAACATGTGCCAGCTCACCCTGGCACCCTCCTCCCTCACCATCGCTGAGCTGGAGGAACACGGGGTCCAGAACGTCCGGCACTGGGCCCGGGGAGTTGACACGGTCCGCTTCAACCCTGCCAAACGCAACCCCGGTCTGCGTCGCCGCTGGAACCCGGACGGCCGCAAGAAGATCGTCGGATTCGTCGGCCGCCTGGCCGCCGAAAAGGGGGTCCACCGCCTGGCCCCCCTTTCCGGACGCAAGGACATCCAGCTGGTCATCGTCGGTGACGGCCCGGAACGACAGGCCCTTGAAGAGTTGCTGCCGGATGCGGTGTTCACCGGAGCTCTCCACGGGGAGAAACTCGCCGAGGCCTACGCCACCCTCGACCTTTTCGTCCACGCCGGTGAATTCGAGACCTTCTGCCAGGCCATCCAGGAGGCCCAGGCCTCCGGGGTCCCCACCATCGGCCCCCGCGCCGGTGGCCCCGTCGACCTGATCCACGATGACCACAATGGTCGCCTGCTGGAGGTGGAAACCTTCAGCCGGGATCTGCCGGCGGCTGCGGAATATCTCCTCGATGACAGCCGACACGAGCAGCTCCGCCACAATGCGCGGGCCGGGGTGGCCGATAAAACCTGGGAGGCCCTGGGTGCTCAGCTGCTCGACTACTACGAGGAGGTTCTGGCGGAGACACGACGTGTTCCGCTGACCTTCTTCGGGCCCCGCCCAGAGCTGCCGATGTGGGCTGCCCGTGCCCTCAGGGGCCGTTCCGACTAG
- a CDS encoding demethylmenaquinone methyltransferase — MAKASLDKKPFDVASMFDDVGEKYDLTNTILSFGQDRVWRKKARERLALQPGEKVLDLAAGTAVSTVELSKSGAWVVACDFSQGMLAAGRDRDVPKVVGDGMQLPFADNSFDAVTISYGLRNIHDFRAGLREMARVTRPGGRLLVNEFSTPTVPVFGTLYKEYLMRLLPKVARLVSSNPAAYEYLADSIREWPGQEGLAREINRNGWSDSGWQDLTFGIVAIHSAIKPE; from the coding sequence GTGGCTAAGGCATCTCTCGACAAGAAACCCTTCGACGTGGCGTCCATGTTTGACGACGTCGGAGAAAAATACGACCTGACCAACACGATCCTCTCCTTCGGGCAGGACCGTGTCTGGCGCAAGAAGGCCCGCGAACGTCTCGCCCTGCAGCCGGGGGAGAAGGTGTTGGACCTGGCGGCAGGCACCGCCGTCTCGACGGTGGAACTGAGCAAATCCGGGGCCTGGGTGGTCGCCTGCGACTTCTCCCAGGGCATGCTGGCCGCCGGTCGGGACCGCGATGTGCCGAAGGTGGTCGGGGATGGCATGCAGCTGCCCTTCGCCGACAACAGCTTCGATGCGGTCACCATCTCCTACGGGCTGCGCAATATCCATGACTTCCGGGCCGGCCTGCGCGAAATGGCCCGGGTCACTCGACCCGGTGGCCGACTCCTGGTCAATGAGTTCTCCACCCCCACGGTGCCCGTCTTCGGCACCCTGTACAAGGAATACCTGATGCGCCTGCTGCCCAAGGTGGCGCGCCTGGTCTCCTCCAACCCGGCAGCCTATGAGTATCTGGCGGACTCCATCCGGGAGTGGCCCGGGCAGGAGGGCCTGGCCCGGGAGATCAACCGCAACGGTTGGTCGGACAGTGGCTGGCAGGACCTGACCTTCGGTATCGTCGCCATCCACTCGGCGATCAAACCGGAGTAG
- a CDS encoding geranylgeranyl reductase family protein codes for MSVQNQHVDVLVIGAGPTGSTAALHAAESGFETLLIDAAEFPRDKTCGDGLTPRAVNQLQKLGLADEVTSSHRNRGLKLHGYGGSVTAPWPEGHYGTVGSAMPRTLFDALLVAAAVQRGVQLWEGATATGVEFDGARLDRVRISVAGREVEVTAKYVLVADGVRSTFGKLLGRRWHRGEVYGIAARSYCSSTRSDDEWMHSHVELRDADDVVQPGYGWIFPLGNGDVNLGLGALSTEERPAKINTKKLLHFYADQQRTDWGLGQPREVASALLPMGGAVSNVAGRNWMLLGDAAACVNALNGEGIDYGMETAEMAVNLLDAGSGRDFTLLWPEVLRAHYGEAFLLARTAARLLTYPAFLPLVGPLGLRGPVGATLMPAAARLMGNLITDADRDLMARLWRTAGRVVSGVRKDSPLWDATPV; via the coding sequence GTGAGTGTTCAGAACCAGCACGTAGACGTCCTCGTCATCGGGGCCGGCCCGACCGGTTCCACCGCCGCCCTGCACGCCGCGGAGTCCGGCTTCGAGACCCTGCTCATCGACGCCGCCGAATTCCCCCGCGATAAAACCTGCGGTGATGGCCTGACCCCGCGGGCGGTGAATCAGCTGCAGAAACTCGGCCTGGCGGATGAGGTGACCTCCTCCCACCGCAACCGGGGCCTGAAGCTGCACGGTTACGGTGGTTCCGTGACCGCACCCTGGCCGGAGGGTCACTATGGCACGGTGGGTTCGGCCATGCCACGCACGCTTTTCGACGCCCTCCTGGTCGCCGCCGCAGTCCAGCGCGGGGTGCAGCTCTGGGAAGGGGCAACCGCCACCGGGGTGGAGTTCGACGGTGCCCGACTGGATCGGGTCCGCATCAGTGTGGCTGGCCGCGAGGTGGAGGTCACCGCAAAGTATGTGCTGGTCGCCGATGGGGTGCGTTCCACCTTCGGCAAGTTGCTGGGCCGGCGGTGGCACCGTGGGGAGGTTTACGGCATCGCCGCACGTTCCTACTGCTCCTCCACCCGCTCCGATGATGAGTGGATGCATTCCCATGTGGAGCTCCGCGATGCCGATGATGTGGTGCAGCCCGGTTATGGCTGGATCTTCCCCCTCGGTAACGGGGATGTGAACCTCGGCCTGGGGGCACTTTCCACGGAGGAACGCCCGGCGAAGATCAACACCAAGAAGCTGCTGCATTTCTACGCTGATCAGCAGCGCACGGACTGGGGGCTGGGTCAGCCCCGCGAGGTGGCCTCCGCCCTGCTGCCCATGGGTGGGGCGGTGTCCAATGTCGCCGGCCGGAACTGGATGCTGCTTGGCGACGCCGCGGCCTGTGTCAACGCCCTCAATGGTGAGGGCATTGACTATGGCATGGAGACCGCGGAAATGGCGGTCAATCTGCTGGATGCGGGGAGCGGCAGGGACTTCACCCTGCTCTGGCCGGAGGTGCTCCGCGCCCATTATGGGGAGGCTTTTCTCCTGGCCCGTACTGCGGCCCGGCTGCTGACCTACCCCGCTTTCCTGCCGCTGGTGGGCCCTCTGGGACTGCGGGGCCCGGTGGGGGCGACGCTGATGCCGGCGGCGGCCCGCCTGATGGGCAATCTGATCACCGATGCGGATCGGGATCTGATGGCCCGGCTCTGGCGGACCGCTGGAAGGGTGGTCTCCGGAGTCCGTAAGGACAGCCCGCTGTGGGACGCTACTCCGGTTTGA
- a CDS encoding polyprenyl synthetase family protein, whose amino-acid sequence MSNGHNTPPSPSGHRVEPELTGAVNGVIDFGDEQLNARITQGMLKIETLLRAELSRGEDFLVDKVLHLAEAGGKRFRPMFALLAAQYGSDPESERVIKAGAVVEIVHLATLYHDDVMDEAERRRGVESANHRWSNSVAILAGDILLAHASKLMSELGSETVAHFAETFGDLVTGQMRETIGARDEDPIEHYTKVIREKTGVLIASAGYLGALHGGAEEAEINALKRYGSAIGMVFQIVDDIIDIFSDPDESGKTPGTDLREGVFTLPVLYAMAEDTPVGAELRGLLTGPVTDDATVARVLDLLAESTGRARALADIKHYLAEAEEQLDLLPQNQVTAALRTLAEISSRRVG is encoded by the coding sequence ATGAGCAACGGTCACAACACTCCGCCGAGTCCCTCCGGACACCGGGTGGAGCCGGAACTGACCGGCGCTGTTAACGGAGTCATTGATTTCGGAGATGAGCAGCTCAACGCCCGAATCACCCAGGGCATGCTCAAGATCGAGACCCTCCTGCGGGCCGAACTTTCCCGTGGCGAAGACTTCCTCGTGGACAAGGTGCTGCACCTGGCTGAGGCCGGTGGCAAGCGTTTCCGCCCCATGTTCGCGCTGCTTGCCGCGCAATATGGCAGCGACCCGGAAAGTGAGCGGGTCATCAAGGCCGGCGCGGTGGTCGAGATCGTCCACCTGGCCACCCTCTATCACGATGATGTGATGGATGAGGCGGAGCGTCGCCGTGGGGTGGAATCCGCCAATCACCGCTGGTCCAACTCAGTGGCCATCCTCGCCGGTGACATTCTCCTGGCGCACGCCTCCAAGCTCATGTCCGAGCTGGGGTCGGAAACCGTCGCCCATTTCGCCGAAACCTTCGGTGACCTGGTGACCGGGCAGATGCGCGAAACCATCGGTGCCCGGGATGAGGACCCCATCGAGCACTACACCAAGGTCATCCGGGAGAAGACGGGTGTGCTCATCGCCTCCGCCGGTTACCTCGGAGCCCTCCATGGGGGTGCCGAGGAGGCGGAAATCAACGCCCTCAAGCGTTATGGCTCCGCCATCGGCATGGTCTTCCAGATCGTCGATGACATCATCGACATCTTCTCCGACCCCGATGAGTCAGGGAAGACCCCCGGCACTGATCTGCGGGAAGGGGTGTTCACCCTTCCCGTGCTCTACGCCATGGCGGAGGACACCCCGGTCGGTGCAGAACTACGCGGACTGCTCACCGGCCCCGTCACCGATGACGCCACCGTGGCACGGGTACTCGACCTGCTTGCCGAATCCACCGGCCGGGCCCGCGCCCTGGCCGATATCAAGCACTACCTGGCCGAGGCGGAGGAGCAGCTGGATCTGCTGCCACAGAACCAGGTCACCGCAGCGCTGCGCACCCTGGCGGAGATCAGCTCCCGCCGGGTCGGTTAA
- the secE gene encoding preprotein translocase subunit SecE → MSEDQLDKDGSLRPAGKRQLAGVSTTSTSSYEAKRLAPEPKDDDSPGGSVTRFLPEVVSEMGKVVWPTARQMVTYTLVVFAFLIVLTALVSGVDFLAGLGVEAVLTP, encoded by the coding sequence GTGAGCGAAGATCAGCTGGACAAGGACGGTTCACTCCGTCCCGCCGGTAAGCGACAGCTGGCTGGTGTGTCTACGACCTCCACCTCCTCTTATGAGGCCAAGCGTCTCGCACCGGAACCCAAGGACGATGATTCCCCGGGTGGTTCCGTCACCCGCTTCCTGCCGGAAGTTGTCTCGGAGATGGGTAAGGTTGTCTGGCCCACCGCGCGCCAGATGGTCACCTACACCCTGGTGGTGTTCGCCTTCCTGATCGTGCTCACCGCACTGGTCTCCGGCGTTGACTTCCTGGCCGGCCTCGGAGTTGAAGCAGTACTGACACCCTAG
- the nusG gene encoding transcription termination/antitermination protein NusG: MSDENSISEEFASNATEQNTDLDFAKAAETALAEAQANQAGEIEEDTSSFEEDAAAAVEASAGNEEADPATAAAAAALGDTEELDAEAAHRKRLREYTRELKKLPGQWYIIQCYSGYENKVKTNLDMRAQTLEVEDSIYDVVVPIEQAVEIKDGKKKLVKRKLLPGYVLVRMDINDRSWSVVRDTPGVTSFVGNEGNATPVKHRDVAKFLMPAESGAAGEAAAVTAEGEKLVAMPEEQKRPKNQIDFEVGEAVTILTGALASVSATISAIDPESGKIQALVSIFGRETPVELTADQVEKLA, encoded by the coding sequence ATGAGCGACGAGAACAGCATTTCCGAGGAATTCGCCTCGAACGCAACCGAACAGAACACCGACCTGGACTTCGCCAAGGCCGCAGAGACCGCCCTCGCTGAGGCCCAGGCCAACCAGGCCGGGGAAATCGAGGAGGACACCTCCTCCTTCGAAGAGGATGCCGCAGCTGCCGTTGAGGCCAGCGCCGGCAACGAGGAAGCTGACCCGGCCACCGCCGCGGCAGCCGCCGCCCTCGGTGACACGGAGGAACTTGATGCTGAGGCCGCACACCGCAAGCGCCTGCGGGAGTACACCCGCGAGCTGAAGAAGCTGCCGGGCCAGTGGTACATCATCCAGTGCTACTCCGGTTATGAGAACAAGGTGAAGACCAACCTGGACATGCGTGCCCAGACCCTCGAGGTGGAGGACTCCATCTACGATGTGGTCGTCCCGATCGAGCAGGCCGTCGAGATCAAGGACGGCAAGAAGAAACTGGTCAAACGCAAGCTGCTCCCGGGTTATGTCCTGGTGCGCATGGACATCAATGACCGTTCCTGGTCCGTCGTCCGTGACACCCCCGGTGTCACCAGCTTCGTAGGCAACGAGGGCAATGCCACCCCGGTCAAGCACCGCGACGTCGCCAAGTTCCTGATGCCCGCCGAGAGTGGCGCTGCCGGTGAGGCTGCAGCCGTCACCGCCGAGGGTGAGAAGCTGGTTGCCATGCCGGAGGAGCAGAAGCGGCCGAAGAACCAGATCGACTTCGAGGTCGGCGAGGCTGTCACCATCCTCACCGGTGCACTGGCATCTGTTTCCGCCACCATCTCCGCGATCGACCCGGAGAGCGGCAAGATCCAGGCCCTGGTCTCGATCTTCGGTCGCGAGACCCCGGTCGAGCTCACCGCCGACCAGGTGGAGAAGCTGGCCTAA
- the rplK gene encoding 50S ribosomal protein L11 — MAPKKKKKVSGFIKLQIQAGAANPAPPVGPALGSHGVNIMEFCKAYNAATESQRGNVIPVEITVYEDRSFDFKLKTPPAAKLLLKAAGLQKGSGVPHTDKVGSVTMDQIKEIAATKKEDLNANDVEAAAKIIAGTARSMGITIQG; from the coding sequence ATGGCTCCGAAGAAGAAGAAGAAGGTTTCAGGCTTCATCAAGCTGCAGATCCAGGCTGGCGCCGCTAACCCGGCACCGCCCGTTGGCCCGGCACTGGGTTCCCACGGCGTCAACATCATGGAATTCTGTAAGGCCTACAACGCCGCAACCGAATCCCAGCGTGGCAACGTCATCCCCGTCGAGATCACCGTCTACGAGGATCGCAGCTTCGATTTCAAGCTGAAGACCCCGCCGGCAGCCAAGCTGCTGCTGAAGGCCGCTGGCCTGCAGAAGGGCTCCGGTGTCCCGCACACCGACAAGGTCGGATCCGTCACCATGGATCAGATCAAGGAGATCGCGGCGACCAAGAAGGAAGACCTCAACGCCAACGACGTCGAGGCTGCCGCCAAGATCATCGCCGGCACCGCCCGCTCCATGGGCATCACCATCCAGGGTTAA
- the rplA gene encoding 50S ribosomal protein L1: MSKKSKAYRAAAELVDQNKQYSPIEAAALIKETSSKNYDASVDVAIRLGVDPRKADQLVRGTVSMPNGTGKTVRVAVFAAGEKATEAEAAGADFVGTDELVAKIQEGWTDFDVAIATPDQMAKIGRIARVLGPRGLMPNPKTGTVTNDVTKAITEVKGGKISFRVDKASNLHASIGKASFDAKAIAENYGALIDELNRIKPSSSKGIYLKKITLSSTSGPGIPVDTHVQKNYVGE; the protein is encoded by the coding sequence ATGAGCAAGAAGTCCAAGGCATACCGCGCAGCCGCTGAACTGGTTGACCAGAACAAGCAGTACTCCCCGATCGAGGCTGCCGCCCTGATCAAGGAGACCTCCTCCAAGAACTACGACGCTTCCGTCGATGTCGCCATCCGTCTGGGCGTTGACCCCCGTAAGGCTGACCAGCTGGTTCGCGGCACCGTCTCCATGCCGAACGGCACCGGTAAGACCGTCCGCGTCGCCGTCTTCGCCGCTGGCGAGAAGGCCACCGAGGCTGAGGCTGCTGGCGCTGACTTCGTCGGCACCGACGAGCTCGTCGCCAAGATCCAGGAAGGCTGGACCGACTTCGATGTCGCCATCGCCACCCCGGATCAGATGGCCAAGATCGGCCGCATCGCTCGCGTCCTGGGCCCCCGTGGCCTGATGCCGAACCCGAAGACCGGCACCGTCACCAACGATGTCACCAAGGCCATCACCGAGGTCAAGGGCGGCAAGATCTCCTTCCGCGTTGACAAGGCCTCCAACCTGCACGCCTCCATCGGTAAGGCATCCTTCGATGCCAAGGCCATCGCCGAGAACTACGGCGCGCTGATCGATGAGCTCAACCGCATCAAGCCGTCCTCCTCCAAGGGAATCTACCTGAAGAAGATCACCCTCTCCTCCACCTCTGGCCCGGGCATCCCGGTTGACACCCACGTGCAGAAGAACTACGTCGGCGAGTAA
- a CDS encoding phytoene desaturase family protein yields MPPNQPHDSNHHSRPRANIVGSGPNGLSAALQLAREGWEVEIFERNEHPGGAAASAPLLGEGTIVDRGAAAHPFGVASPVFREFELEKHGLEWCHSTYPMAHPMADQPAAFLHRDLAATAAGLSGDGKNWKRAHGHLVSNIDEHLENILGPMLRWPKHPLRMAQFGTLAALPAKTTAEMLFREESTRALFLGSGVHAITPPNRPFTTAFALLFGSLGMSRGWPVVRGGTQGLVDALLSALNEHGVKIHTGVEVHDLRELPPAEATVLNLTPAQILRLQHTGLAPRVLKRLAGWKYGAGVFKVDYLLDGPVPWSDPRVGEASTVHVVGGPDEIQHAEAEVARGRMPDRPFVMVCQQQVADPTRATGPAAGKQVLWSYAHVPQGYREPQPGFIANLIESQIERFAPGFRERIQHQVQHSPDDLESWNPNLIGGDIAGGGMQGLQSLLRPGITLNPYRLNERGLYLASGATPPGAGVHGVPGSWAARAAMQDQGGK; encoded by the coding sequence ATGCCACCGAACCAGCCCCATGACAGCAACCACCATTCCCGCCCCCGGGCGAACATCGTCGGCTCCGGCCCCAATGGGCTGAGCGCCGCACTCCAGCTGGCGCGCGAAGGGTGGGAGGTGGAGATCTTCGAACGCAATGAACACCCCGGCGGGGCCGCAGCATCCGCCCCCCTGCTGGGGGAGGGCACCATTGTTGATCGTGGTGCCGCCGCCCACCCCTTCGGTGTGGCCAGCCCTGTATTCCGGGAGTTTGAGCTGGAGAAGCATGGCCTGGAATGGTGCCACTCGACTTATCCCATGGCGCACCCCATGGCGGACCAGCCCGCCGCCTTCCTGCACCGTGACCTCGCCGCCACCGCCGCCGGACTGAGCGGAGACGGCAAGAACTGGAAGCGCGCCCACGGCCACCTGGTGAGCAATATTGATGAGCACCTGGAAAATATCCTGGGCCCCATGTTGCGCTGGCCGAAGCACCCCCTCCGCATGGCCCAATTCGGAACCTTGGCGGCACTTCCCGCCAAAACCACAGCGGAGATGCTCTTCCGGGAGGAATCCACCCGGGCACTTTTCCTCGGCTCCGGGGTACATGCCATCACCCCACCGAACAGGCCCTTCACCACGGCCTTCGCCCTGCTCTTCGGATCACTGGGCATGAGCCGCGGCTGGCCGGTGGTCCGCGGCGGCACCCAGGGACTGGTCGACGCCCTGCTCAGCGCCCTCAATGAGCACGGGGTGAAGATCCACACCGGGGTAGAGGTCCATGACCTGCGGGAACTGCCTCCCGCGGAGGCCACCGTCCTGAACCTGACCCCGGCCCAGATTCTGCGCCTCCAACACACCGGGCTGGCCCCCCGGGTACTCAAACGCCTGGCTGGCTGGAAGTACGGTGCCGGGGTGTTCAAGGTGGATTATCTGCTGGATGGCCCGGTGCCCTGGTCTGACCCCCGGGTCGGGGAAGCCAGCACCGTGCATGTGGTCGGCGGGCCTGATGAAATTCAACATGCTGAGGCGGAGGTGGCTCGGGGTCGGATGCCGGACCGCCCCTTCGTCATGGTCTGCCAGCAGCAGGTGGCTGACCCCACCCGAGCTACGGGACCTGCGGCCGGCAAGCAGGTGCTGTGGAGTTATGCGCATGTGCCCCAGGGGTACCGGGAACCGCAGCCCGGTTTCATCGCCAACCTCATTGAATCCCAGATCGAGCGTTTCGCCCCCGGTTTCCGGGAGCGGATCCAACACCAGGTGCAGCACAGCCCTGATGATCTGGAGTCCTGGAACCCCAACCTCATCGGCGGGGATATCGCCGGTGGCGGCATGCAGGGGCTGCAGTCCCTGCTCCGCCCCGGCATCACCCTGAACCCCTACCGGCTCAATGAGCGGGGCCTTTACCTTGCCTCCGGAGCCACTCCACCCGGGGCCGGGGTCCATGGTGTGCCCGGTTCCTGGGCCGCCCGGGCCGCGATGCAGGATCAGGGTGGGAAATAA
- the rplJ gene encoding 50S ribosomal protein L10: protein MANPKNTTDLNELKTQFAEASSVVLTEYRGLTVAQTTELRRALGADVQYSVAKNTLVKLAAKDAGIEGLDEYLTGPTAVAFIKGEAVDAAKALKKFADDNDKLVVKGGYLDGAALDADQVKALADLDNRETTLAKLAGAMKGNLAKAAGLFNAPASQVARLAAALQEKKDA, encoded by the coding sequence ATGGCAAACCCGAAGAACACCACGGACCTGAACGAACTGAAGACTCAGTTCGCTGAGGCTTCCAGCGTCGTGCTGACCGAGTACCGTGGCCTGACCGTTGCTCAGACCACTGAGCTGCGTCGCGCCCTCGGTGCAGATGTCCAGTACTCCGTCGCCAAGAACACCCTTGTCAAGCTGGCGGCCAAAGACGCCGGCATCGAGGGCCTTGACGAGTACCTGACCGGCCCGACCGCCGTCGCCTTCATCAAGGGCGAGGCTGTCGACGCTGCCAAGGCACTCAAGAAGTTCGCCGATGACAACGACAAGCTCGTTGTCAAGGGTGGCTACCTGGATGGCGCCGCACTCGACGCCGACCAGGTCAAGGCTCTGGCTGACCTTGACAACCGCGAAACCACGCTGGCAAAGCTGGCTGGCGCGATGAAGGGCAACCTGGCAAAGGCCGCTGGCCTGTTCAACGCTCCCGCTTCCCAGGTCGCACGCCTCGCTGCTGCGCTCCAGGAGAAGAAGGACGCTTAA
- the rplL gene encoding 50S ribosomal protein L7/L12 → MAKLTKDELIEAFKEMTLIELSEFTKEFEEVFEVTAAAPVAVAAAGGEAAAAVEEQTEFDVVLEDAGAKKIGVIKAVRELVSGLGLKEAKELVESAPKAIIEAASKEDADAAKAKLEEAGAKVTLK, encoded by the coding sequence ATGGCTAAGCTCACCAAGGACGAGCTCATTGAGGCTTTCAAGGAAATGACCCTCATCGAGCTTTCTGAGTTCACCAAGGAGTTCGAAGAGGTCTTCGAGGTCACCGCTGCCGCTCCGGTCGCTGTCGCTGCTGCCGGTGGCGAAGCTGCCGCTGCTGTTGAAGAGCAGACCGAGTTCGACGTCGTCCTCGAGGACGCTGGCGCCAAGAAGATCGGCGTCATCAAGGCTGTCCGCGAGCTCGTCTCCGGCCTGGGCCTGAAGGAAGCCAAGGAGCTCGTTGAGTCCGCTCCGAAGGCAATCATCGAGGCTGCTTCCAAGGAAGACGCCGATGCTGCCAAGGCTAAGCTCGAAGAGGCTGGCGCCAAGGTCACCCTGAAGTAA
- a CDS encoding DUF3068 domain-containing protein: MLPKSRIISTLILGLGVTLVVAGLLAPRFFHVDGRLPMDLKVTTFSITDDQASTRIMSDPGGRVVESPVTRQIHLEVQNPVDADAATVRVGTSLARGSQQSDLDRLISAEVWNYRIDRLSGAALSPANVSDQPASPVREVEVDGIWVKFPSNAEQTTYEVFDQTLRESHPAVFQEELEMGGQTVYRYHQVIEPQNVAQRWNGVFNTTDFMNEDGSTEQGYLFHGVERDFFVDQNSGLIVDIQEKVDNYYGTADGEAREVVLEFDGEMSDEQVEERLNQAAEVPQQSTAQLIRWIIVGFGGLLILLGLAGSFGIFGGRNSPRR; encoded by the coding sequence ATGCTCCCGAAGTCCCGCATCATTTCCACACTCATCCTCGGTCTCGGGGTCACATTAGTTGTAGCGGGACTTCTGGCACCACGTTTTTTCCATGTGGACGGCCGGCTCCCGATGGACCTGAAGGTGACCACGTTCAGCATCACCGATGATCAGGCCAGCACCCGGATCATGTCCGACCCTGGTGGGCGGGTGGTGGAGTCCCCGGTGACCCGTCAGATCCACCTGGAGGTGCAGAACCCGGTTGATGCCGATGCCGCCACAGTGCGGGTGGGTACCTCCCTGGCCCGTGGTAGCCAGCAGAGCGACCTGGACCGCCTGATCTCCGCGGAGGTGTGGAACTACCGCATTGACCGCCTCAGCGGCGCTGCACTGAGCCCTGCGAATGTCAGTGACCAACCCGCTTCCCCGGTCCGGGAAGTCGAGGTCGACGGTATCTGGGTGAAGTTCCCCTCGAATGCGGAGCAGACCACCTATGAGGTCTTCGATCAGACCCTGCGGGAGTCCCATCCGGCGGTGTTCCAGGAAGAGCTGGAGATGGGCGGGCAGACCGTCTACCGCTACCACCAGGTGATTGAGCCGCAGAATGTGGCGCAGCGCTGGAATGGGGTCTTCAACACCACCGACTTCATGAATGAGGACGGCAGCACCGAGCAGGGCTATCTCTTCCATGGGGTGGAACGCGATTTCTTCGTGGACCAGAACTCCGGGTTGATCGTGGATATCCAGGAGAAGGTCGACAACTACTACGGCACCGCTGATGGGGAGGCCCGTGAGGTGGTTCTGGAATTCGACGGAGAAATGTCCGATGAACAGGTGGAAGAGCGGCTGAATCAGGCGGCGGAGGTGCCACAGCAGTCCACGGCGCAGCTGATCAGGTGGATTATCGTCGGTTTTGGTGGCCTGCTGATTCTGCTCGGATTGGCCGGTTCCTTCGGGATTTTCGGTGGGCGTAATTCTCCCCGAAGATAA